The following are encoded in a window of Deinococcus ruber genomic DNA:
- a CDS encoding putative bifunctional diguanylate cyclase/phosphodiesterase gives MTGLSNRLHLDLLLRQVKADDQPFSLFFIDMDEFKLVNDTLGHAAGDEVLKEVARRLQLHLQPEDVAIRLSGDEFVVLLRAASPVPTLEMATTLLTELTRPYHTRGQVFHLTASIGVSSFPEDTRDAALLLRHADSAMYAVKSHARNGVRRFDPSLEEEIEWQQTLARELHFAPPRDQLYAAYQPIYDLNSGTLQKVETLLRWTHPVFGDIEPSIFISVAEANGQIVAMGRWVLEEACRQACEWQRLSRRTIVVCVNVSPLQVMQPGFVLSVRQVLSQHRLSPGQLELELTESAVMRNLPVMQSALLELRQLGVKVAVDDFGTGYSSLSSLKELPISCIKIDRSFVNDLGTPLPAPQYALALVGAVIGLARILELEVVAEGIETASEQRLLRDLGCQFGQGYFYSRPVAAAAITALLTARSVPVQLGREERQPSE, from the coding sequence ATGACAGGCCTATCGAACCGGCTGCATCTGGATCTGCTGCTGCGCCAGGTCAAGGCGGATGATCAGCCGTTCTCGCTGTTTTTTATCGACATGGACGAGTTCAAACTGGTCAATGACACCCTGGGACACGCGGCGGGTGATGAGGTGCTCAAAGAAGTCGCACGCCGCCTGCAGCTGCATCTTCAGCCGGAAGACGTGGCGATCCGGCTCAGTGGCGATGAATTTGTGGTGCTGTTGCGGGCTGCCTCTCCGGTGCCGACGCTGGAAATGGCGACCACTCTTCTGACAGAGCTGACACGCCCGTACCACACACGCGGTCAGGTCTTCCATCTGACCGCAAGCATCGGCGTCAGCAGTTTCCCGGAAGACACCCGTGATGCGGCGCTTCTTCTGCGGCATGCCGACAGCGCCATGTATGCCGTGAAAAGCCATGCCCGGAACGGTGTGCGCCGCTTCGACCCCTCTCTGGAAGAAGAGATCGAGTGGCAGCAGACCCTGGCCCGCGAACTGCATTTCGCACCGCCCCGCGACCAGTTGTACGCCGCGTATCAACCGATCTACGACCTGAACTCCGGGACTTTACAGAAGGTCGAGACGCTGCTGCGCTGGACGCATCCGGTGTTTGGTGACATCGAGCCGTCCATCTTCATTTCCGTTGCCGAGGCCAACGGTCAGATCGTCGCGATGGGCCGGTGGGTGCTGGAGGAAGCCTGCCGTCAGGCGTGCGAATGGCAGCGGCTGAGCCGCCGGACGATCGTGGTCTGCGTCAATGTGTCGCCTCTTCAGGTGATGCAGCCGGGCTTTGTGCTGTCAGTGCGTCAGGTGCTGAGTCAGCACCGACTGAGTCCCGGTCAGCTGGAGCTGGAGCTGACCGAAAGTGCGGTGATGCGGAATCTCCCGGTCATGCAATCGGCTCTTCTGGAACTGCGGCAGTTGGGCGTCAAGGTCGCAGTCGACGATTTCGGCACCGGCTATTCCTCCTTGTCTTCGCTCAAGGAGTTGCCGATCAGCTGCATCAAGATCGACCGCTCCTTCGTCAACGACTTGGGCACCCCCCTGCCCGCCCCTCAGTATGCGCTGGCACTGGTCGGAGCGGTCATCGGCCTGGCCCGTATTCTGGAACTGGAAGTCGTTGCCGAGGGCATCGAGACGGCTTCTGAGCAGCGGCTGCTGCGTGATCTGGGGTGCCAGTTCGGCCAGGGCTATTTCTATTCACGTCCTGTGGCCGCTGCCGCGATTACCGCCCTCTTAACAGCACGTAGCGTTCCCGTCCAGTTGGGGCGTGAAGAACGACAGCCGTCGGAATGA